From a single Nymphaea colorata isolate Beijing-Zhang1983 chromosome 4, ASM883128v2, whole genome shotgun sequence genomic region:
- the LOC116252874 gene encoding transmembrane 9 superfamily member 9-like encodes MATRRSVAACLWISAILLICLVGGARSFYLPGVAPEDFQKGSELKVKVNKLTSTQTQLPYSYYSLPYCAPEKIVDNTENLGEVLRGDRIENSIYVFNMREPQRCKVACRKVLNAKDAKQFKEKIDDGYRVNMILDNLPLVFPLKRQDQESTTIYQHGFQVGFRGHYEGTTEERHFIHNHLRFTVKFHKDMSADTARIVGFEVKPASVKHEYEGEWSEHATLTTCNPHAQRFVTENDPPQEVEDNKEIIFTYDVDFEESPIKWASRWDTYLLMTDDQIHWFSIVNSLMIVLFLSGMVAMIMLRTLYRDISKYNQLETQEEAQEETGWKLVHGDVFRPPNNSDLLCVYAGTGVQFFGMILVTMIFAMLGFLSPSNRGGLMTAMLLLWAFMGLFAGYSSARMYKMFKGTEWKKITLKTAFMFPGVVFIIFFILNALIWGEKSSGAVPFGTMFALVFLWFGISVPLVFVGSYIGFKKPVIEDPVKTNKIPRQIPEQAWYMNPLFSILIGGILPFGAVFIELFFILTSIWLHQFYYIFGFLFIVFLILIVTCAEITIVLCYFQLCSEDYLWWWRSYLTSGSSALYLFLYATFYFFTKLEITKPVSGVLYFGHMLIVSYAFFVLTGTIGFYACFWFTRLIYSSVKID; translated from the exons GGAAGTGAGCTGAAGGTGAAAGTAAACAAGCTGACATCTACACAAACTCAGCTTCCTTATTCCTATTATTCTCTTCCTTACTGTGCACCAGAGAAGATTGTTGACAACACTGAAAATCTGGGTGAAGTTCTTCGTGGTGATAGAATTGAGAACTCCATTTATGTG TTTAATATGAGAGAACCACAAAGATGCAAGGTAGCTTGCAGGAAAGTACTGAATGCAAAGGATGCAAAACAGTTCAAGGAAAAAATAGACGATGGATACCGAGTGAACAt GATTCTCGACAATCTTCCCTTGGTGTTTCCTCTCAAAAGGCAAGATCAAGAATCCACCACCATATATCAACATGGTTTCCAAGTAGGGTTCAGAGGCCATTATGAAGGA ACTACTGAAGAAAGGCACTTTATCCACAATCACCTTCGTTTTACTGTCAAGTTCCACAAGGATATGAGTGCAGATACTGCAAGAATAGTTGGTTTTGAGGTCAAGCCAGCAAG TGTTAAGCATGAGTATGAAGGTGAATGGAGTGAACATGCTACCTTGACAACATGCAACCCCCATGCACAACGGTTTGTGACAGAGAATGATCCTCCTCAAGAAGTGGAAGACAACAAGgaaattatatttacatatgATGTCGATTTTGAG GAGAGTCCAATTAAGTGGGCCTCTAGGTGGGACACATACCTCCTGATGACTGATGATCAAATTCACTGGTTTTCTATAGTGAACTCTTTAATGATTGTTCTCTTCCTTTCTGGAATGGTTGCAATGATAATGCTCCGAACGTTGTATCGTGATATTTCCAAGTATAACCAGCTAGAGACACAGGAAGAAGCTCAGGAGGAAACTGGGTGGAAGTTGGTGCATGGGGATGTCTTCAGGCCACCGAACAACTCAGACCTGTTGTGCGTGTATGCTGGAACCGGAGTACAGTTCTTTGGAATGATACTTGTAACGATGATCTTTGCCATGCTTGGATTCCTCTCTCCATCCAACAGAGGTGGTCTGATGACTGCAATGCTTCTGCTTTGGGCTTTCATGGGATTATTCGCAGGCTACTCTTCTGCCCGTATGTACAAGATGTTCAAAGGAACAGAATGGAAGAAAATCACCCTTAAGACTGCATTTATGTTTCCTGGAGTtgtcttcatcattttcttcatcttaaaTGCCCTCATCTGGGGAGAGAAGTCTTCTGGTGCTGTCCCCTTTGGGACCATGTTTGCTTTGGTCTTCCTCTGGTTTGGTATCTCTGTGCCCCTTGTGTTTGTTGGGAGCTATATAGGATTCAAGAAACCTGTCATTGAGGACCCTGTGAAAACAAACAAGATTCCAAGGCAGATTCCTGAACAGGCATGGTATATGAATCCCCTATTTTCGATCTTGATTGGAGGCATTCTCCCATTCGGAGCTGTTTTCATTGAGCTATTTTTCATCCTCACTTCTATTTGGCTCCACCAGTTCTATTACATCTTCGGCttccttttcattgtttttctcataCTCATCGTCACCTGTGCGGAGATCACTATCGTCCTTTGCTATTTCCAACTATGTAGCGAGGACTACCTATGGTGGTGGAGATCTTACTTGACTTCTGGATCTTCAGCTCTATACCTCTTCCTATATGCCACTTTCTACTTCTTCACGAAGCTTGAGATCACAAAGCCAGTGTCGGGGGTACTGTATTTCGGGCACATGCTGATTGTGTCGTATGCCTTCTTCGTACTGACAGGCACCATTGGTTTCTATGCTTGCTTCTGGTTCACAAGGCTCATATATTCATCTGTGAAGATCGACTGA